Proteins found in one Brachypodium distachyon strain Bd21 chromosome 5, Brachypodium_distachyon_v3.0, whole genome shotgun sequence genomic segment:
- the LOC100833969 gene encoding putative UPF0481 protein At3g02645: protein MSTCSNCPFDETQWIIRIRRILDEEIELGDDQPISIFDVPKPLLCTKPEAYVPQLVALGPYHHCREELRDTEMYKISAAKRAQSHLLPSMNFHQLVDVFATFEHRIRAHYHRHLNLSNETLAWMMAIDVSFLVEFLQTLCKTNNDNQRTVLERIPLRMSHQVGPSRRTSSSHSMLLLRDTVMLENQIPMFLIVKAVELMCSSRGQTAESVLSSMLSAFFQEASALKGISSPLCTDATQHAHLLHFLYNNIVPSFVEEESNGTVEEEDGDDEPCDHPHGSSAVNSTAELLVKRGLKFASLATDFMVRMLLRLVTSLPCLSVLRHPIEHLLRQQNQPNGASSDVQDKNNMSPLLEEIAVPSISELAYAGVLFSPTNGDLSTIEFCAETSTLHLAVISIDTTTEVVLQNLVAYEASIGSSKTPLILARYIELMNGIIDTGEDARLLRERGIIVNHLKSDQQVAELWNGMTRSVRLTKVPALDRVIDQLNRHYGSCWKVRIRMFVKRSLIGSRDLVACTVVVFLFLLVGLQAFCILSRGCLLSWYRMAWRKDECNIHKNIVKLPSL from the exons ATGTCGACATGTTCAAACTGCCCGTTCGATGAAACGCAATGGATCATTCGAATTCGACGGATCCTCGATGAGGAGATTGAGCTCGGTGACGACCAACCCATCTCCATCTTCGATGTCCCCAAGCCCTTGCTGTGCACCAAGCCGGAAGCCTACGTGCCTCAGCTGGTGGCGCTTGGCCCATACCACCATTGCCGTGAAGAACTCCGTGACACGGAGATGTACAAAATTTCAGCGGCCAAGAGAGCGCAAAGCCATCTGCTCCCGAGCATGAACTTCCACCAGCTCGTGGACGTTTTTGCCACATTCGAGCATCGGATCCGTGCTCACTATCACAG GCACCTCAACCTCAGCAATGAGACGCTAGCGTGGATGATGGCGATCGACGTGTCGTTTCTAGTCGAGTTCCTGCAGACATTATGCAAAACAAACAACGACAACCAGAGGACAGTACTAGAGAGGATCCCGCTGAGGATGTCGCATCAGGTTGGCCCTTCTCGCAGGACGTCTTCTTCGCACAGCATGCTGCTGCTACGTGACACAGTCATGCTGGAGAACCAGATCCCGATGTTTCTGATCGTGAAAGCAGTCGAGCTGATGTGCTCATCAAGAGGCCAAACTGCGGAGTCTGTTCTTAGCTCCATGTTGTCTGCGTTCTTTCAGGAGGCTTCCGCGCTCAAGGGGATAAGCTCTCCGTTGTGCACAGACGCCACGCAGCACGCCCATTTGCTTCATTTCCTCTACAATAACATAGTGCCATCTTTCGTGGAAGAAGAATCAAACGGCAccgtggaagaagaagacggagATGATGAGCCCTGTGATCACCCACACGGTTCATCGGCTGTGAACTCAACAGCGGAGTTGCTCGTCAAGCGTGGGTTGAAGTTCGCGTCGTTGGCGACAGATTTCATGGTGAGGATGCTGCTCAGGCTCGTCACCAGCCTTCCTTGCctctcggtgctccgacaccccATCGAGCACCTACTTCGTCAACAAAATCAACCAAACGGCGCATCCTCCGACGTTCAGGACAAGAATAACATGTCACCTCTGCTTGAGGAGATCGCCGTGCCGTCCATTTCTGAGCTGGCATATGCCGGCGTTCTCTTCAGCCCGACGAATGGCGATCTCTCCACGATCGAATTCTGCGCGGAGACCTCGACGCTCCACCTCGCGGTGATCAGCATCGACACTACCACTGAAGTCGTGTTGCAGAATCTGGTGGCCTACGAGGCGTCGATCGGGTCTTCCAAGACGCCTCTGATCTTGGCACGATACATCGAGCTCATGAATGGGATCATCGacaccggcgaggacgcccGGCTGCTGAGAGAACGCGGGATCATAGTGAACCACCTCAAGAGCGATCAGCAAGTGGCTGAGCTGTGGAACGGGATGACTCGGTCGGTGAGACTCACAAAGGTGCCCGCGTTGGATCGAGTGATTGATCAACTCAACAGGCACTACGGGAGCTGCTGGAAGGTGAGGATTCGGATGTTTGTGAAAAGGAGTCTTATTGGATCTAGGGACTTGGTTGCTTGCACCGTGGTggttttcctcttcctcttggtcGGCCTCCAAGCTTTCTGTATACTGTCTCGTGGCTGCCTGCTTTCTTGGTATCGGATGGCCTGGAGAAAAGATGAATGTAACATCCACAAAAACATAGTAAAACTACCTTCATTATAA